The genomic window AAAACAGTGCACATGACCGCCCGCAGACGCCATCTTGTGGGCCATCAGCACCGCATGATCGCCCGCATAGGCACCACCAATAATCACCTGACGGGCCGAATTTGCCAGTTCCAGCAGGGTCCGGGTGGTTTGCGGCTCCCAGACATGGTCCGGCTGCGGCTCGGACAGCGCATACTCCCGGGCGATCTTGGAGCGATAGGGAAGCGTGAATTTCACACCACTTTTCAGTGTTTTAGTGACCTCGCCGACATCCCCATACAGGGCATCAACCACATGCGCACTCACCTCTTCGCGCAGGTCGCGCCCAATGCCCTGGTGGCGGGCTTCCCATGATTTGAGAAGCGATGTCATCTCCAGGCGGGCCTGCTCATCAAGCCCGATCTCGCAGAGCGCTCTGGCAAGCACGTCCTGAGGCTTCGGCATATTGTTATCCAGTTGAAAAATCGGCGGGAATTGCGGCGAGACCATAGGCAAGGCTCGGTGCGTTGACAACGGCTGGTTTCTCCCGTAACCCCACTTCTACCCGCCTCGGCGCCACTTCTAAATGCAAATTTCTGCACCAGTCATAACTCATTGACGGCGGCCAATCATGCCCAGATACAGCATCGTCATCACGACGGTGGACCGGCCACAAATCCTGTCAGCTGCCCTGAGCAGTTTTCTCGCCTTCGAGCGCGACGACATCGAGATTCTGGTCTCCGACAACTACTCAGATGAGCGCACGGCAAAAGTCATTGCCGGCTTCGATGACCCCCGGTTGCGCAAGTTCCGCACTGACCATCGCATGCCCATGCCCAATCACTGGGAATGGATCTGGGAGCAGACCAAGGGCGAATACGTCATCTATGTGGGGGATGACAGCACGCTCTCCCGCGAAGCGCTGCTCGCCGCTGACGAAGCAATCGAGAAGCACGACGCGGACATCGTATCCTGGCGCTGCTGCCACTATTACCACCCCGACTGGGATGTTCAGTTCAAGCACCTGCCCAATCGCGGCAACATTCTGGGCATTGATCGCGGCTTTACCAACGCTCTCTACAGGGTCGACCGCGACAAGGTCATTGAACACTTCACCGACAACCTGCGCCTGGCAGGCTGCTTCCCCAGCGTGATCAATTTCCTGCTGCGTCGCGAACTCGGTGAAGAAGTGCGCAAACGCACCGGCCGCCTGCACTGGGCCCCGTGCCCCGACATTTCAGCCAGCTATTTCTCGTTGGGCACAAGCCGGCCGGGCAAATACATTTTCTGGGATGGTCTGGGCGGTATTGGCGGACGATCCGGCCAATCCAATATTGCGAGCCTTCTATCCCGCGGCAAGAAGAGCAAGCGCCTGCGTGAGTGGCTGGACGAGTTCGATGAAAACAACCCCCGTTTCCCGCATCACCCCTGCCCGCTGGAGTCGATTTCCAATCTTCTGGCGGCACCGATAACGCAGGCCGCGGCTTTGCTTCCCGAATGGGGCCCCCAGCACACATACTCGCAAAAAATTCTCGCGCTCAGGTCAATCGACGACACCTACTACGACCGGACGGTGCCGTGGGATGACGACCCCACATACCAGCAACAACTGGCAGACGTGATTGCCAGCCTGGATGAGGAAGATCGCGCCGAAGTACAGGCATACTTTGACACCGCAAAAGCAGCGGCAGCAGCTGAAGACGCAAGCGGCAAGGTGGATTTCAATCCAACGCCTCCCGTGCAGGGCCGTGGCGTCATCAAGTTTGCCCTCGATGCATCCATGTCCGAGCGCCTGGATGCGCTCAAGACCTTCAAAAACAGTGGCCACAATCCGATCGACAAGATCTGGGAGTACGGCGGCACAACCTATGTGGATCAGCGTATGTTCGGGGGCGAGACCCTTGCCCAGGCACCTGCGTCATTAACCCAGTTGGCAACAACGCTCAGCGATGCCGAGCCTGGATTTGCTAAGCAGTACAAAGATTTTGGTATGCTGGTCGAAGAATTGGGAGTGCCTGCGGCCCTCACTCAGGACTGATGCCATCGCATTATTAGGCGCCCCGTTACCTTTCGCTGCAAGGAAGTCCGTCAATCATGGTTCAATCGCAGACCGCACAGCCACCCCTCGCCCTGCAGGACATGGAAGTCATGATCCTTGCTGGCGGCCTTGGCACCAGACTGCGCGAAGAAACCGATATTCGCCCCAAGCCGATGGTTGAGATCAACGGGCGTCCGATCCTGTGGCACATCATGAAGCTCTATTCGCGCTTCGGGATCAAAAATTTCGTCGTGTGCCTGGGCTACAAGGGCGACGTCATCCGCGACTACTTCCTGAACTATGTGCACCATCAAAGCGACATTGCGGTCGATCTTGGGTCGCACAGTGTTGAAGTTCTGGCACGCGGAAACGAAGAAAACTGGCGCGTGGTCCTGGCAGATACAGGACGTGATTCAAACACCGGCGCCCGTCTCAAAATAGCGTCCAAGTACCTCAAGAACGATGTGTGCATGGCGACCTACGGCGATGGCGTGTGTGATGTGGATATTGCCAAGCTGTATGACGCACACAATGATGCCGGCCGCGATGTGACCGTCACGGCCGTCCACCCCGAGGCACGCTTCGGCGAGATCGAGATTGATGGCAATGCCATCACCGAGTTCGTGGAAAAGCCACAGACGGGAAGCGGCTGGATCAATGGCGGCTTTCTTGTCTTCAACAAGAAGGTTTTTGCTGAAATGCCGGACAAGCCGGCCCTCTCTCTTGAGCAGGAAGTACTCACAGGGCTTGCCTCGCAGGGCCGCTTGAGTGCGTTTCAGCACAATGGATTCTGGCAGTGCGTTGACACCTACCGCGAGATGCTGCTGCTGAACGAGATGTGCGCACGCGGGCACATTCCATGGCTTGGCCAATATGCCCCAGACGCATGACGCCAAATCACACGTCGGCGCGTCTCTCAAGGGTCGCCGTGTCTTCGTAACCGGCCACACGGGTTTCGTGGGCGGCTGGATTTGCGCAGCCCTTAACGCCCTTGGCGCTGAAGTTGCCGGCTACGCGCTGCCAGCACCTGAGGGCCGCGCCCTGTTTCATGATCTCGACCTCGCAAACAGGATGACCTCCATCGAGGCTGACATTCGCGACACGGACCGCATCACCACCGAGATACAGACTTTCAACCCGGATACACTCTTTCACCTCGCCGCACAGCCGATCGTGCGCGAGGCTTACAAGAACCCCATTGAAACATTCGACGTGAATGTCATGGGCACCGCCAAGGTGCTTGAAGCAGCGCGCGGCTGCAGCAATCTGGCCTCCATGATCGTGATGACCACAGACAAGGTCTATCGCAACGAAGAATGGGTCTGGGGCTACCGTGAAACCGACTCCCTGGGGGGCAGCGAGCCATACGCCGCAAGCAAATCAGCCTGTGAGCAGGTGGTGGACGCTTACTACAAGAGCTACTTCAAGCCCGAAGGCATCGCCGTAGCAGCCATGCGCGCAGGCAACATCATCGGCGGCGGCGACTGGGCAGACGCGCGCCTTATCCCCGATGCGGTTCGTGCGTTTGAGACCGGTGCGCCACTTGTTTTGCGCAATCCGACCGCGGTCCGGCCATGGCAGCATGTCATTGACGTGGTCGTTGCGTTCTTCCTGCTGTCAGATGCCCTGAACGGCAACGACCAAACATTCCATGGCGGCTGGAACATCGCCCCGGACCTGGAAGATCAAAAGCCGGTGGGACAGGTTGCCACAGACTTTGCATCTGCCTGGGGACCGGAAGCTCAGGTTAAGATTGAGAAAGATGATTCCATTCCCGAGACATCCATCCTTCGCCTTGATTCAACCAAGGCGCGCAGTCAGCTCGGATGGAAACCGGTATGGTCTTTGGATACTGCATTAATCGAAACCGCGACATGGTATAAACACGCCGTAAGCGGATCAAACATGTCAGATTTAACTGACCACACCATTCGTTCTGCCGTGGCCTTGTAGTCGGCAGCCCGTTGCATATGCAAACACTCAAACCTCGGACACTTGATGTATCAGCGAATTAGACAAGAGATGGGTAGAGCAAAATCTGCTCTTCGAATTCGCACGAGAATTAAGGAATATGCTCAGCGCAGCGCAGCGCCCGCGACACCTGAAAACTTCACGCCGCAGGTTGTTGCACCAACGCAGACAAATGTGACCTGGACGCCAGGGCCACCACAGTCAGCAACCATTGACCTTTCATCCGCGCGGAGCGCACCCATGGCTGCACCCCACAGCACCCCCGACACCTGGCGTGCCATCAGCACCGCCGACTATGATGCAGCCGAAACCGCAGCGCTTCCGCAGCTCAGCATCCCGACCATGATGGGTTTTCAGCCCGCAGCGTTTCAGTCTGTGAACTGGCCCACCAATGTGCGCACAGATGCAGAGCTGGTGCGCTACGTTGACCACAACTTCGAGGCTGAAACCAAGCTCATGTACGAGCCAAAGGCCGAGTTTGCGCCGGTCGGGTTTTACAATGGCTTCACCGAAACAGAAGCCGCAATGGCCACGCAGATGCGTGACAAGATCGCCAAGATGACCGCAGAGCGGTTTGGCCGCGCCGTGCGCCCGATGAGCAATCTCATGGTGCAGTTTGGTCCCTACCGCTGCATGGAGGCCCTGTCGTCTGCATATGGTCGCAAACTTTCAATCATCGAGCCCGGTCCTGGCGCTGGCTACCTTGGCGCGTTGCTGGCTCAGGCTGGATACTCCTATGCGAGCTACGACGTTACCCAGGCGCTGTACCTTTGGCAGAGCCACCTTCTGGACGTGACGGCCGAAGGTGCGTTTACCGAGCTGGCACATAAGGATGCAGATCTCACCGTAGATCGGTCATCGGTTATCCATATGCCGTGGTGGATGTTTGCCCAGCAGTTTGACGACACACCGCTGCGCTACGACCTCGTTTACTCAAATTCCAATCTCGGTGAGATGAACAGCATGGCCTTCAGGCAATTGATGCTGTTCGCCAAAACAGCAATGCAGGACTCTGACGTCGCCGCATTCACGTTTTTCAGCCCCGGCATGCCCCGCTTCCACACGATTGAAAGCGTAGACGCGGAGCTTCAGGCCTTCGGCTTTGTGCCGGTCATGACGTCGCCGTTCTATTGCTACCAGCTTGAAGGCCGTGATCCCTCAAAGATCACTGAAGCCTTCAAGGATGGCATTCCGCATATCGGCGGCACGCGGGCTGAAGCCACGCTCGACGTGAACACGGTGTTTGCAACATCGCAGGAAGAAGCACCTTTGGACGTGCGGCTGACCAGGTGGTTCCATGGTTGGGACGCGCCGGTTTCCTGAGTTTCAGCGACCTTGGGTCAAACGCCGCGCCTCAGCGAGCCTCCGACGTGTCCATGTCGCGCAACGCGTCAACGGTCGCAGCAAAAATCAGCTCATTGCCGGCCTGCGTGTAGTGACAGCAATCGTCGACATAGGCCTCGCGGGCTGTGAGCGGCGATGTTGCTGGGGCAAAAATCCCGGACAAATCCAAAAACGCCACGTCTGCCATGACTGGCCGTGACGCTGCGTCGCGCATTTTGGGGTAGACGCTGTTGACCGGCTCGATCACCCACTCATAGGGATGCTCAGGGCTGATGGGTGCGTAATTGCCCGTTGCCCGATCCCACTGGTTTGGCTGAAGGATATGGATATAGGTCGCACCATAGCGCGCACTGAGCAGCGCCATGTCAGAGGACGCCCGCGCCCACACATCCACCGTGTATTTCCAGATGTCTGTTTGCTCCGGCAAAGGACTTACCATCTGTGTTGGGAAATATCCCGCACGCTCAACCTCCGCAGCGCCCTCACTCCTGCTGTTTGCTGATGCGCGCCACCCATGCCACCCGGCACGCGCCTCCAAAAAGAGCTTGAGAGTAGCGACGCGTTGGGTTGCAGCGCTTTGTCTGTCTGCCTGCGCTGCAAGTGAGTGATAGCGCGCCAATGCCGTAAACCTGCCCTTGGGCGTTTCACGCTGGTCCAGCTGCCGGCCCCAGGCTCCCCAGAGCGTATCGGCGGGGAACGTTGGCTCAACGTCACCGTCCCAGTTGCGAAAGGTCGTTACGGCCTCGTTGAAGCCATCTATGTGCACAACATAGTCAAAGTGTTGCCCCAGATTGAGGTAATAGGCCAACACCATGAGTTGTTGGGGTTGTTTGTACCCGGGCAGCGCAAAATTCAGCACCCGGATTGTTTTGCCCTGATGGCGAGGGATCAACGACAGGCCATCCAATCCACCTGCAATCTGGGCAGACAAGGCATAGCCGCTGCCCACTGAGCCGCCGAACACGCCAACAATCACTTCATTGTCTTCTGGCACATAGGGGTAGTCGCAGCAGGCGCTGCCATCACCAGTGAGAAGGTTGTGATAGCCACGATTGTTGGCTTGCCACTGAAAATCGTCCAGATAGTCGCCAATGCGGCCCGGCCTCAGCACATAGCCGACATAGGGCTGAAAGACGGCATCCGCGACCTGTAGCGCCTGAACCTGAATGCCTCCGTCTTCCCCCTGCCCGCCATATGGCAAGCGCCCCCGGTCAACCAGGAAGAAGAGCGCAGCCAGAATCTCGATGGTGGCAAAAGCAAGCAGGACGCAAACAGCAGCAATCCCGCCCAGGCGCCCACCGGCCAGCAGCCCCCGGCGGAGCACAGGCCTGGTCAGGAGATGTCTAAACCTGTTTTGTTCCGTCACGTTAATTTGCCCGGCGCGTGGAGAGGGTGGCTGAGATCAGCCATAACACCTCTGATACCGCTTAAATACACCGGGTATATATGCAACATGAAAAATATCGTCCCATGGGGTTGATTTCCAACGCCCCGGAGATTTGGGTACACGCATCATTTTGCCGCGCCGAGGGCTGATCTGGATCAACCAACCAGAGCCGCATTTCTGGCAATTAGAGGCACGCGCCGTTCAGGCCGCAACGCCAATCGGGGACCAAGACGACCATGGCACTTCAGACGAGTTTCTTTGCGCAAGACGAGCAGGACATCGCAACCGAATTCCTTGAGCAGGGGTACGTCATTCGTCCGGTTGATGACAAAGAAGGTTTGGACGCCCTGCGACTGGGCATTGTCGAAATTGCCTGCGAGCATCTGGGCATCGATGTCCCAAATGACATCGACCACTTCCTGAACAACTTTCAGGACCATGTCTCGATCGAAAATCTCAACGATCTGCGCCTGAACACCTATCGCAAGATGAATGCGAAGGAGTGGTTCCGGCCCACCTACTATGCGGCGGGCAAATCCAAGCTGGCCGCACTGGTCGGCAATGAGCTGGCCATGCAGAACCGGGTGAATCTCTCCATCCAGCTTCCCGATGATGACAGCTCACTGCTGCCTATTCACGCGGACTCCTTCGGCGGTGAAACGCCGTATCAGGTCGTCCAGTGGCTTCCCCTGGTGGACTGCTACAAGACCAAGACCATGTTCATCCTGCCGCGCCCGGTCACTGAGCGCGTCTATGCGGACTTCAAGAAGTATGAAGGCCAGGGCCTGGATGCCCTGTTTGAAGACGTAAAGGACGAACTTGTCTGGCTCGATGTGCCCTATGGCAGTGTCCTGATCTTCTCACCCAACAATCTGCACGGCGGTGTCATCAACGTGGAACGCGAAACCCGCTGGTCCATGAACTGCCGCTTCACCGGTCTGTTCACGCCCTATCGGGGTGCCGAGAAGAAGCTGGGTTCCTACTATCTGCCCATCACCACCCGTGCTGTCACCAAGACGGGCATGCAGTACCGCGAGCCATCAGGCTTTCAGGAATAGGACCGAGGAAGAGGGACACTCACATGTCAAATCGCCATGGCTATCGCGGCTACGTTACCAATCGCTCCTTTGGCGGCCTGCAGATGCCGGTGCCGGTTCAGGCCCTCGTCATGCGCGACTACTGCCAGCGCAACGGCCTGACCTATAAGCTGCACATCAACGAAAACATCTTCCCGCATTCCTACATCGTGCTGGAAGGCCTGCCGGATGAACTCAACATCTATGAGGGCATTCTGGCGACGTCGATGTTCATGATGCCTGCGCGCGCCGAGCGTCGCCGCCGCATCTATCAGCGTATCCTTGAAGCTGAAGGGTCGCTGCACTTTGTGCTCGAGGATCTGGTCATCCGCACTGAAGCCGACATCGAGCCCGTTGAAGAAATCTTGATGGTGACCCAGTTGCTTGGGGAGTCGCCATCACCTGACCAGGCCGGTGCTGCCGCTTGAGGGTCGCCGTCACTGGTGCAGGCGGCTTTGCCGGCGGCCACATCGCCAGACATCTGAAATCAGCCGGCATGGATGTGACTGGGGTGGTCCGGAGCGTGCGTCCGGATACACCAGCTTCGTTG from Candidatus Phaeomarinobacter ectocarpi includes these protein-coding regions:
- a CDS encoding glycosyltransferase family 2 protein, yielding MPRYSIVITTVDRPQILSAALSSFLAFERDDIEILVSDNYSDERTAKVIAGFDDPRLRKFRTDHRMPMPNHWEWIWEQTKGEYVIYVGDDSTLSREALLAADEAIEKHDADIVSWRCCHYYHPDWDVQFKHLPNRGNILGIDRGFTNALYRVDRDKVIEHFTDNLRLAGCFPSVINFLLRRELGEEVRKRTGRLHWAPCPDISASYFSLGTSRPGKYIFWDGLGGIGGRSGQSNIASLLSRGKKSKRLREWLDEFDENNPRFPHHPCPLESISNLLAAPITQAAALLPEWGPQHTYSQKILALRSIDDTYYDRTVPWDDDPTYQQQLADVIASLDEEDRAEVQAYFDTAKAAAAAEDASGKVDFNPTPPVQGRGVIKFALDASMSERLDALKTFKNSGHNPIDKIWEYGGTTYVDQRMFGGETLAQAPASLTQLATTLSDAEPGFAKQYKDFGMLVEELGVPAALTQD
- the rfbF gene encoding glucose-1-phosphate cytidylyltransferase, with amino-acid sequence MVQSQTAQPPLALQDMEVMILAGGLGTRLREETDIRPKPMVEINGRPILWHIMKLYSRFGIKNFVVCLGYKGDVIRDYFLNYVHHQSDIAVDLGSHSVEVLARGNEENWRVVLADTGRDSNTGARLKIASKYLKNDVCMATYGDGVCDVDIAKLYDAHNDAGRDVTVTAVHPEARFGEIEIDGNAITEFVEKPQTGSGWINGGFLVFNKKVFAEMPDKPALSLEQEVLTGLASQGRLSAFQHNGFWQCVDTYREMLLLNEMCARGHIPWLGQYAPDA
- the rfbG gene encoding CDP-glucose 4,6-dehydratase, which produces MPQTHDAKSHVGASLKGRRVFVTGHTGFVGGWICAALNALGAEVAGYALPAPEGRALFHDLDLANRMTSIEADIRDTDRITTEIQTFNPDTLFHLAAQPIVREAYKNPIETFDVNVMGTAKVLEAARGCSNLASMIVMTTDKVYRNEEWVWGYRETDSLGGSEPYAASKSACEQVVDAYYKSYFKPEGIAVAAMRAGNIIGGGDWADARLIPDAVRAFETGAPLVLRNPTAVRPWQHVIDVVVAFFLLSDALNGNDQTFHGGWNIAPDLEDQKPVGQVATDFASAWGPEAQVKIEKDDSIPETSILRLDSTKARSQLGWKPVWSLDTALIETATWYKHAVSGSNMSDLTDHTIRSAVAL
- a CDS encoding sporadic carbohydrate cluster 2OG-Fe(II) oxygenase — its product is MALQTSFFAQDEQDIATEFLEQGYVIRPVDDKEGLDALRLGIVEIACEHLGIDVPNDIDHFLNNFQDHVSIENLNDLRLNTYRKMNAKEWFRPTYYAAGKSKLAALVGNELAMQNRVNLSIQLPDDDSSLLPIHADSFGGETPYQVVQWLPLVDCYKTKTMFILPRPVTERVYADFKKYEGQGLDALFEDVKDELVWLDVPYGSVLIFSPNNLHGGVINVERETRWSMNCRFTGLFTPYRGAEKKLGSYYLPITTRAVTKTGMQYREPSGFQE
- a CDS encoding LIC12192 family sporadic carbohydrate cluster protein yields the protein MSNRHGYRGYVTNRSFGGLQMPVPVQALVMRDYCQRNGLTYKLHINENIFPHSYIVLEGLPDELNIYEGILATSMFMMPARAERRRRIYQRILEAEGSLHFVLEDLVIRTEADIEPVEEILMVTQLLGESPSPDQAGAAA